The following coding sequences are from one Gossypium hirsutum isolate 1008001.06 chromosome A12, Gossypium_hirsutum_v2.1, whole genome shotgun sequence window:
- the LOC107933901 gene encoding pentatricopeptide repeat-containing protein At3g49740, which translates to MHSFLHLFPTTTRSLPCTTISHALSTQQLKPVLTTITEASLNQQHLIQLNSRLASLTRSPRYQDALCLFDEIHCLHHNVKPDQYTLSAALKACANLPNLEFGTKLHAYAIKSGFKPYSHVSNTLLFLYSKTHHLASVERVFNEIDHPDVYSWTTMLSSCSKLGGISYACEVFDKMPKKEVAIWNVMVTGCMENGYQGHGFDLFKQMHFLGLKHDNYSFASVLSTCYIENLGFGRQVQALVVKTGFLFRASVVNAAITMYFNCEDVENACRVFEEVECSVYDGITFNVMIDGLLNVGRVEQALLMFREMLEACLGPSELTFVSLMSWCSCRSVGVQLYAQAVKLGFEQSTSVSNAAITMYSTCGDLNAARLVFERLEQKDIVSWNTLVSTYAQRSSSSSAFVIYMEMRRSGIEPDEFTFGSLLSCSEFIEMGKMIHALVFKNGLISRVQVSNALVSSYSKHGEMNQAYQLFQMSPKNLISWNTIISGFFLNGFPAQGLEQLTKLLISNLRPNSYTFSIAISICASISSLNNGKQLHAYILRHDFSSETSLGNALITMYAKCGTLNWSLRVFNEMIAKDTISWNALISAFAQHGEGKEAVNCFKTMKGVGRVKPDQATFTALLSACSHAGLVDDATWILNSMVNEYGFDPGEDHLSCMVDLLGRAGYLDEAARVIDSKHIEPCSNIWWTLFSACAAHSNLRLARIIAKFLLETEQNNPSVYVLLSNTYAAAGQWEEAARVRESMKNVGVMKQPGSSWISI; encoded by the coding sequence ATGCATTCTTTTCTTCACCTCTTTCCTACTACCACCCGCTCTCTTCCTTGCACCACAATCTCCCATGCCCTTTCTACCCAACAACTCAAACCTGTCTTAACTACCATAACTGAAGCTTCTCTTAACCAACAACACTTGATCCAACTCAACTCTCGCCTAGCAAGTCTAACTCGCTCCCCTCGCTACCAGGATGCCCTCTGTCTATTCGACGAAATTCACTGTCTACACCACAATGTTAAGCCCGACCAGTACACTCTCTCCGCCGCCCTCAAAGCCTGTGCCAATCTTCCTAACCTCGAATTCGGAACTAAACTTCACGCCTACGCCATCAAATCCGGCTTCAAACCCTACTCTCATGTCTCCAACACTCTCCTTTTCCTCTATTCCAAGACCCATCATTTAGCTTCCGTTgaaagggtttttaatgaaattgaTCACCCGGATGTTTATTCTTGGACTACCATGTTGTCTTCGTGTTCGAAATTGGGAGGAATTTCTTATGCTTGCGAGGTGTTTGATAAGATGCCTAAGAAAGAAGTGGCAATATGGAATGTGATGGTTACCGGGTGTATGGAAAATGGGTATCAAGGCCATGGGTTTGACTTGTTTAAGCAAATGCATTTTTTGGGTTTGAAGCATGATAATTATAGCTTTGCAAGTGTATTGAGCACCtgttatattgaaaatttggGTTTTGGGAGGCAAGTTCAAGCTTTGGTAGTTAAAACTGGGTTTTTGTTTCGAGCTTCTGTGGTTAATGCTGCAATTACTATGTATTTTAATTGTGAAGATGTTGAAAATGCGTGCCGGGTTTTCGAAGAAGTAGAGTGCTCTGTGTACGATGGGATTACTTTTAATGTGATGATAGATGGTTTACTGAATGTAGGAAGAGTTGAACAGGCGTTGTTAATGTTTAGGGAGATGTTAGAGGCTTGTTTGGGTCCCTCTGAACTGACTTTTGTCAGTTTAATGAGTTGGTGTTCATGTCGAAGTGTTGGGGTTCAATTATATGCACAAGCTGTGAAGTTGGGTTTTGAACAGTCTACCTCTGTGAGCAATGCGGCAATAACTATGTATTCTACTTGTGGGGACTTAAATGCTGCTCGATTAGTTTTTGAGAGATTGGAGCAGAAGGATATTGTGTCATGGAATACTCTGGTATCAACTTATGCCCAAAGAAGCTCTAGTAGCTCAGCGTTTGTTATCTACATGGAAATGCGAAGGTCAGGGATTGAACCGGATGAGTTTACTTTCGGAAGTTTATTGTCATGCTCAGAATTCATAGAAATGGGTAAGATGATTCATGCCCTTGTGTTTAAAAATGGACTCATTTCAAGAGTCCAGGTTTCCAACGCATTGGTTTCTTCATACTCTAAGCATGGGGAGATGAATCAAGCCTATCAATTATTTCAAATGTCTCCCAAGAACTTGATCTCCTGGAATACTATTATATCGGGGTTCTTTCTAAATGGGTTCCCAGCTCAGGGCTTAGAGCAATTAACCAAACTGTTGATATCAAACCTCAGGCcaaattcatatacattttccATTGCTATTAGTATTTGTGCCAGCATCTCATCCTTGAATAATGGGAAGCAACTTCATGCTTACATCCTCAGGCATGATTTTTCTTCAGAAACTTCTCTAGGCAATGCTCTAATCACAATGTATGCGAAATGTGGAACTCTAAATTGGTCTTTGAGAGTTTTTAACGAGATGATTGCAAAGGACACAATCTCTTGGAATGCCCTCATTTCTGCTTTTGCGCAGCATGGAGAAGGTAAAGAAGCTGTAAATTGTTTCAAGACAATGAAAGGTGTAGGTAGGGTTAAACCTGATCAAGCAACATTTACTGCTCTTCTTTCTGCTTGCAGCCATGCTGGTTTAGTTGATGATGCCACTTGGATATTAAATTCCATGGTGAATGAGTATGGCTTTGATCCTGGAGAAGATCATCTTTCATGTATGGTTGACCTTCTTGGTCGGGCTGGGTATCTTGATGAAGCTGCAAGAGTAATAGACAGCAAGCATATTGAACCCTGTTCTAATATCTGGTGGACCTTGTTCAGTGCTTGCGCAGCTCATAGTAATCTAAGGCTCGCGAGAATTATTGCTAAGTTCCTCCTTGAAACAGAGCAAAATAATCCTTCAGTTTATGTGCTTTTGTCAAATACTTATGCAGCTGCTGGGCAATGGGAAGAAGCAGCTAGAGTGAGGGAATCCATGAAAAATGTTGGGGTGATGAAGCAACCTGGCTCAAGTTGGATCAGTATATAG